A single window of Salvia splendens isolate huo1 chromosome 6, SspV2, whole genome shotgun sequence DNA harbors:
- the LOC121807089 gene encoding transcription factor IBH1-like 1 — MKARMQMSSSSSMVKQEFFKKWIKGMQIHSAFNKEMTIMERKRAIKLSADVAIASTRSAATQWIRAVVAGVSASAAGAARAAAEEILGRKLPERNALAATCSKKIVRRSRQGRSKAARGVVRSSAAIAKKLVRNRTRVLKGLVPGGKKLDEVSLIKETLDYIASLQVQVDVMRHLAAAAERLDHQQISF, encoded by the coding sequence AATGCAgatgtcatcatcatcatcaatggTGAAGCAAGAATTCTTCAAGAAATGGATAAAGGGCATGCAGATACACAGCGCCTTCAACAAGGAGATGACGATTATGGAGAGAAAGAGGGCGATCAAGCTCTCCGCTGACGTGGCGATCGCCTCCACCAGAAGCGCCGCCACGCAGTGGATCCGGGCCGTGGTGGCCGGGGTCTCGGCGTCCGCCGCCGGCGCCGCCAGGGCCGCGGCGGAGGAGATCCTGGGGCGGAAGCTGCCGGAGAGGAATGCCCTCGCCGCGACATGCAGCAAGAAAATCGTGAGGCGGAGCCGCCAGGGCCGGAGCAAGGCGGCGCGGGGAGTTGTACGTTCGAGCGCCGCTATTGCGAAGAAACTGGTGAGGAATCGCACGCGCGTGCTTAAAGGGCTTGTACCTGGTGGGAAGAAATTGGATGAGGTGTCTTTGATTAAAGAAACCCTAGATTATATTGCTTCTTTGCAAGTGCAGGTTGATGTAATGAGACATCTTGCAGCTGCTGCTGAGAGATTGGATCATCAACAAATCTCattttag